One Deltaproteobacteria bacterium DNA segment encodes these proteins:
- a CDS encoding baseplate assembly protein, with protein MSKEELKRLLKRVVELAMPDLRSYYRVVKKARVEKTYASDGQYYADVQPLRNDNSVDEKEPVIKMVEIPVIWGGPDRGVICPPAAGVYCDLEYYDGDPNYPRISNFRWLNQGAPACGIGEFIIQQGAGVFVKIDAAANVTVKTTGDITLDRGAQKIVLDDSGISIDGGSGLLDGVITGKCLCKLDGLPISDKSADVKASK; from the coding sequence ATGAGTAAAGAGGAACTTAAAAGACTGTTAAAGCGCGTGGTGGAACTGGCTATGCCCGATCTAAGGAGTTATTACCGGGTAGTGAAAAAGGCCCGTGTCGAGAAAACCTATGCCAGTGATGGACAGTACTATGCCGATGTTCAGCCGCTTAGAAATGATAATTCCGTCGATGAAAAAGAGCCCGTTATAAAGATGGTGGAAATACCGGTCATATGGGGAGGCCCTGACAGGGGCGTCATTTGTCCACCTGCCGCAGGGGTTTATTGTGACCTGGAATATTACGACGGGGACCCCAACTACCCGAGAATCTCAAATTTCAGGTGGCTTAATCAGGGAGCCCCGGCCTGCGGTATTGGAGAATTTATTATCCAGCAGGGAGCAGGGGTATTTGTCAAGATCGATGCAGCTGCAAATGTGACTGTTAAAACGACGGGGGATATAACGCTGGACAGGGGCGCGCAAAAGATTGTCCTCGATGATTCCGGAATCAGTATCGATGGAGGGAGCGGGCTCCTGGACGGCGTAATAACAGGCAAATGTTTGTGTAAACTTGACGGCTTGCCTATTTCAGATAAGTCGGCAGACGTGAAAGCGAGTAAATAA
- a CDS encoding DUF2634 domain-containing protein produces MNDNDLNDLYGQDIKIDFSTMQAVIAANGEAVLTEGTETPIQNILLRLSTPLGSLFYDTGYGSEVYKWVQEENTKANRNGLAAEIKRRIALEPTVVFGSVSARVISWDESGVTVDAGFRLIAEDHPFNLVININDDGKIEGVMNDVNTD; encoded by the coding sequence ATGAATGATAATGATCTCAACGATCTATATGGGCAGGACATAAAAATCGATTTTTCCACCATGCAGGCGGTTATTGCCGCTAATGGTGAAGCGGTTTTGACGGAAGGGACTGAGACGCCCATACAAAATATCTTGCTCAGACTCTCCACGCCGCTGGGCTCCCTTTTTTATGATACGGGCTATGGCAGTGAAGTCTATAAATGGGTGCAGGAAGAAAACACAAAGGCAAACCGCAACGGTCTGGCGGCTGAGATCAAGCGCCGGATTGCCCTGGAGCCGACTGTTGTTTTTGGGTCGGTATCGGCAAGGGTAATTAGCTGGGATGAATCGGGTGTTACTGTTGACGCCGGGTTCCGGCTCATTGCGGAGGACCATCCCTTTAACCTGGTTATTAATATTAATGATGATGGAAAAATAGAAGGGGTGATGAACGATGTCAATACCGATTAG
- a CDS encoding baseplate J/gp47 family protein produces MSIPISKTLDQVRQDLFDKISSVQQEGWLPSKLNLNKGIVRGMIELWAWGLFQLYAFLATLLKQAFPSTATGPWLVLHCDGVGVKKLLKTKAKGNVRFYRTGSTGNVNIDAGSVVKTPVDALGKVYRFVTLADAVLLDGTTEIYVEVEAEEYGSGSNVTVNQITEIVTSLPGVDGVDNAADWLTSEGADAEEDEPLRERYYLSWKDINGSTKYAYESWGRSVTGVASVTIVDQHPRGQGTVDVVIVGTAGAPTPTLIAAVQAVIDNNKPINDDALVIGPTEIPLDITVELELVSGDESTIISEVDGRIRMLFDYSSMGNEITPLDIGDDLPLDRITVCGMIDGVKKVNITAPVADTSIAANEVATLNSLTVTAVWATEE; encoded by the coding sequence ATGTCAATACCGATTAGTAAAACGCTCGACCAGGTCAGGCAAGACCTCTTCGACAAGATATCCTCTGTGCAACAAGAAGGCTGGTTGCCGTCAAAGCTGAACCTGAATAAGGGTATAGTACGTGGCATGATAGAGCTGTGGGCATGGGGGCTTTTTCAACTCTATGCCTTTCTGGCCACACTGCTGAAACAGGCATTTCCCTCAACGGCCACCGGTCCCTGGCTTGTACTGCATTGTGATGGGGTAGGCGTAAAAAAACTGCTTAAGACAAAGGCAAAAGGAAACGTTAGATTTTACCGGACCGGCTCGACGGGCAATGTCAATATCGATGCCGGGTCGGTTGTAAAAACGCCAGTCGATGCGCTCGGTAAAGTTTACCGCTTTGTTACCCTCGCCGATGCCGTGCTCCTCGATGGAACGACGGAGATCTATGTCGAAGTGGAAGCTGAGGAATATGGCTCCGGCAGTAACGTGACCGTTAACCAGATTACGGAGATTGTCACCTCCCTGCCCGGCGTCGACGGCGTTGATAATGCTGCTGACTGGCTGACTTCCGAGGGGGCCGATGCCGAGGAAGATGAGCCGCTGAGAGAGCGTTATTACCTTTCATGGAAAGACATTAACGGATCGACAAAATACGCCTATGAATCATGGGGGCGGTCAGTAACGGGTGTGGCTTCAGTAACTATTGTTGACCAGCATCCCAGGGGACAGGGGACGGTCGACGTTGTTATTGTGGGAACTGCCGGTGCACCTACGCCCACACTTATTGCCGCTGTTCAGGCTGTTATTGATAATAATAAACCGATTAATGATGACGCTCTCGTAATCGGACCGACTGAGATTCCCCTGGATATTACTGTTGAACTGGAGCTTGTGTCCGGTGATGAAAGCACCATTATTTCAGAAGTCGATGGCCGGATCAGGATGCTCTTTGATTACAGCAGCATGGGGAACGAAATAACACCCCTCGATATCGGTGATGATCTGCCGCTTGATCGTATTACCGTCTGCGGCATGATCGACGGCGTCAAGAAGGTTAATATTACAGCGCCGGTAGCTGATACGTCAATTGCGGCCAATGAGGTCGCAACACTTAATAGCCTGACTGTTACGGCTGTATGGGCAACGGAGGAGTAA
- a CDS encoding phage tail protein — protein sequence MSDGIWTDEGIALIDAAFGAAETVNLNEFIMSGSVLIGGLAAFNLDPLMTHATFPAEQYRAAVHNSFIDVDGYLVVECWIEGNIPDAFFSNGIGIVHDDGVGTKTLMAIAQVPVQERFLTVFQKFLVKLPVTGNIGVTIDVTFRAEDAVTHAELLAADVDRVDGIHASATPEANKLLALDGGAKIPTAAIPALAIGEIFPVNSEAEMLALTAQTGDVAKRMDLGRSFMLQVEPATVPGNWLVMTDDYTPASHLGDTGNPHGVTAAQAGAAPSSHVGSGDSAHALATETAHGFMDKADKKKCNSINKTYGSAFSLAAGDELGFSATYPHCFGTIMLSVQGSVNSNVSVCATYKDTFGRFWAMTQGRGTMPSWPPDPVANENIKVRVRNNHSSAQDVSYRAVSLSD from the coding sequence ATGAGTGACGGAATATGGACTGATGAGGGGATCGCGCTTATCGATGCTGCCTTTGGAGCGGCTGAGACGGTAAACCTTAATGAATTTATTATGTCGGGATCTGTGCTGATTGGCGGGCTGGCCGCTTTCAACCTGGACCCGCTGATGACGCATGCCACCTTTCCGGCAGAGCAATACCGGGCGGCGGTGCATAATTCATTCATCGATGTTGACGGTTATCTTGTCGTTGAATGCTGGATCGAGGGAAATATACCGGACGCTTTTTTCTCAAACGGCATCGGGATTGTTCATGATGACGGAGTGGGAACGAAAACTTTAATGGCCATTGCCCAGGTTCCTGTTCAGGAAAGGTTTTTAACGGTCTTTCAGAAGTTCCTGGTCAAATTGCCGGTGACCGGGAATATCGGGGTTACTATCGATGTTACCTTCAGGGCTGAAGATGCGGTAACACATGCCGAACTGTTGGCGGCTGATGTTGATAGGGTTGACGGGATTCATGCCTCGGCAACGCCGGAGGCGAATAAGCTGCTGGCGCTTGATGGTGGGGCTAAAATACCAACGGCAGCGATACCTGCACTGGCTATAGGGGAAATATTTCCTGTTAATTCCGAAGCTGAAATGCTGGCATTAACAGCGCAAACCGGGGACGTGGCTAAAAGGATGGACTTGGGGAGATCGTTTATGTTGCAGGTCGAACCTGCCACCGTTCCTGGAAACTGGCTGGTAATGACCGATGATTATACACCGGCGAGTCATTTAGGTGATACTGGTAATCCCCACGGTGTTACGGCAGCGCAGGCCGGGGCGGCACCATCGAGCCATGTTGGATCAGGGGACTCAGCGCATGCGCTGGCCACTGAAACAGCGCACGGGTTTATGGATAAAGCAGATAAAAAAAAATGTAATTCTATTAATAAAACTTATGGGTCAGCTTTTTCTTTAGCGGCAGGTGATGAGCTCGGATTTTCTGCCACTTACCCACATTGCTTTGGAACTATAATGTTATCTGTGCAAGGAAGTGTGAATTCAAATGTTAGTGTTTGCGCCACTTACAAAGATACTTTTGGACGATTCTGGGCTATGACTCAAGGGAGAGGAACAATGCCGAGTTGGCCTCCCGATCCGGTGGCAAATGAGAATATAAAGGTAAGAGTAAGGAACAATCACTCTTCAGCCCAAGATGTGTCTTATAGAGCTGTTTCTTTGTCAGACTAG
- a CDS encoding DNA adenine methylase encodes MSKPVIPWIGGKRRLAKRILPLFPDHECYVEPFCGAAALFFMKKPAQSEVLNDINLELASFYRVLKHHLDEFIKQFKWTLVHREIFKWLQDTPPETLTDIQRAARFYYLQKLAFGGKVDSQTYGTATTSKPRLNLLRIEEDLSQAWLRLARVHIESMDWKKCISKYDRKHTLAYLDPPYYGTEGYGVAFNLEEYSIMADMARSIKGKMIISVNDIPEMRRAFKGLSMDTVKIKYTVGGNDKAVNRRELIIKSW; translated from the coding sequence ATGTCAAAACCTGTTATTCCATGGATCGGCGGAAAACGCCGACTTGCAAAGAGAATTCTTCCCCTTTTTCCTGATCATGAATGTTATGTAGAACCCTTTTGTGGGGCTGCGGCATTGTTTTTCATGAAAAAACCGGCACAGTCGGAAGTGTTGAATGATATTAACCTGGAACTGGCCAGTTTTTACAGGGTATTAAAACACCATTTAGATGAGTTTATAAAACAGTTTAAATGGACCCTGGTTCACAGGGAAATCTTTAAATGGCTCCAGGACACCCCGCCGGAAACACTCACCGATATCCAACGTGCAGCCCGGTTTTATTATCTCCAGAAACTCGCATTTGGCGGTAAGGTAGATAGCCAGACCTATGGCACCGCAACAACTAGTAAACCACGTCTCAATCTTCTCCGTATTGAAGAGGACCTTAGCCAGGCATGGCTGAGGCTGGCCAGAGTTCATATAGAAAGTATGGACTGGAAGAAGTGTATTTCTAAATATGACCGCAAGCACACTCTTGCATATTTAGACCCTCCTTATTACGGCACAGAAGGATATGGCGTCGCCTTCAATCTTGAGGAATATAGCATAATGGCAGATATGGCCAGATCGATTAAAGGAAAGATGATCATCAGCGTAAACGATATCCCGGAAATGAGAAGAGCCTTTAAAGGGTTGAGTATGGATACGGTGAAAATTAAGTATACAGTCGGAGGCAATGATAAGGCAGTGAACAGGAGGGAACTGATTATCAAGAGCTGGTAA